A stretch of Synechococcus sp. WH 8020 DNA encodes these proteins:
- a CDS encoding GMC oxidoreductase — translation MIIDDRHYDVIIIGSGAGGGTVAGALSRQGHSVLMLERGEGMALEDQNVADVDLFRKDRYHPRNERWFGPDGDPFAPQTTYALGGNTKIWGAVLERMREKDFAEVPLQEGISPSWPISYDQLSPYYSAAEKLYRVHGRSGIDPTEPSRSSPFEHEPKPLVPFLEPLREALKRQGCQPYDLPLSWSNNREDPSGDSQLYGLDNADHSKLEIRTQATVKRLHVNPLGSSIKGVEADVAGETWLFKADLIVLAAGAINSPAILLRSHSSHHPRGLNNGSDQVGRNLMNLQLTSILQLATERNDGRYARSLGINDYYWGDKNVSFPLGHIQAAGGVLQDALFAESPPVLSLVSKMIPDFGLERLASRSVAWWAMSEVLPDTHNKVWLNNDQIRINYIHNNREAHDRLVYRWIDTLKAIEADPLTRVVSTAPTHPRGEAPLSVVGYACGTCCMGTDPAASVVDATGKCHELDNLYIADTSVFPSCPSVGPGLTTIALALRLADTLNQRMS, via the coding sequence ATGATCATCGACGACCGCCATTACGACGTCATCATCATCGGCAGTGGTGCCGGTGGTGGCACTGTTGCCGGCGCTCTGAGCCGGCAGGGTCACTCCGTGCTCATGCTCGAGCGAGGAGAAGGCATGGCTCTCGAAGATCAAAATGTGGCAGATGTGGATCTGTTCCGAAAAGATCGTTATCACCCCAGGAATGAGCGCTGGTTTGGGCCCGACGGTGATCCGTTCGCACCACAGACGACCTATGCCCTCGGCGGCAACACCAAAATCTGGGGCGCCGTGCTGGAGCGCATGCGCGAGAAGGATTTTGCGGAAGTCCCCTTGCAAGAGGGAATTTCGCCGTCCTGGCCCATCAGCTACGACCAGCTATCGCCTTATTACTCAGCCGCCGAAAAGCTGTACCGCGTCCACGGTCGCTCAGGAATCGACCCAACAGAACCAAGCCGCTCTTCCCCTTTTGAGCATGAACCAAAACCACTGGTTCCCTTCCTTGAGCCCCTGCGAGAAGCGCTCAAACGCCAGGGATGTCAGCCCTATGACCTACCGCTGAGCTGGTCCAATAACCGGGAGGATCCAAGTGGGGATTCCCAGCTGTATGGCCTCGACAATGCGGACCACTCCAAATTAGAAATCCGAACGCAAGCAACGGTCAAGCGTTTGCACGTGAACCCGCTCGGCAGCTCCATCAAAGGTGTGGAAGCTGACGTAGCAGGAGAAACATGGCTATTCAAAGCCGATCTCATCGTGCTAGCCGCCGGAGCCATCAACTCACCGGCCATCCTGCTGCGATCGCATTCAAGCCATCACCCCCGCGGACTCAACAACGGCTCCGATCAAGTCGGTCGCAACCTGATGAATCTGCAACTCACCTCCATCCTGCAGCTCGCGACCGAACGCAACGACGGACGTTATGCCCGTTCACTCGGAATCAATGACTACTACTGGGGAGACAAAAACGTCTCTTTTCCGCTCGGCCACATTCAGGCCGCGGGAGGCGTCTTGCAGGACGCCCTGTTTGCGGAGTCACCGCCGGTGCTATCCCTTGTCAGCAAAATGATTCCTGATTTTGGGCTGGAGCGACTGGCCTCCCGCTCGGTGGCTTGGTGGGCCATGTCTGAAGTCTTACCCGACACCCACAACAAGGTCTGGCTGAACAACGACCAGATCCGCATCAACTACATCCACAACAACCGCGAAGCCCATGATCGATTGGTCTACCGCTGGATTGACACCCTCAAAGCGATCGAAGCCGACCCACTCACACGGGTCGTGAGTACAGCACCGACCCACCCTCGGGGTGAAGCGCCCCTCAGCGTTGTGGGCTACGCATGCGGAACCTGTTGTATGGGAACCGATCCAGCGGCCTCGGTGGTCGATGCCACCGGTAAGTGCCATGAACTCGACAATCTCTACATTGCCGACACGAGCGTTTTCCCAAGCTGTCCAAGTGTTGGGCCTGGTCTGACCACCATCGCCTTAGCCCTGCGGCTCGCTGACACGCTCAACCAGCGCATGAGCTAA